A window of the Streptomyces sp. NBC_01351 genome harbors these coding sequences:
- a CDS encoding PucR family transcriptional regulator, producing MSHAFRRATELALDETTVTALRAALKTTADEVVQAIIDEVPSYANALSGRMGGTIRRAVRTALGHYLDLASGNATGGDGDDAAYELGRGEVRDGRSMDALLSAYRVGARVAWRCLAAGAVPAGLPAAEVAKFAELTFAYIDELSAASAAGHADELAARGRAHERHLEHLARDLLAGASPDVLLASVQRAGWQPPVSLTAILLPAAQARPAYRALDPSTLVLDDLPDATGVLLVPDADRSHLLRQLTDRTAVVGPARPWTRASASYARAVRARSLSSDIRDTEDHLPELVLSADVDAFADLRARALAPLRTLPVATARRLEETLRAWLLHQGRRDEVAAALFVHPQTVRYRMSQLRELFPDLASPHRVLELTLAVGLRVA from the coding sequence ATGAGCCATGCATTCCGAAGGGCCACCGAGCTGGCCCTGGATGAGACGACGGTCACAGCACTTCGGGCCGCGCTGAAGACCACCGCCGACGAGGTCGTCCAGGCGATCATCGACGAGGTCCCGTCCTACGCCAACGCCCTTTCGGGCCGCATGGGTGGCACCATCCGCCGAGCCGTCCGCACCGCGCTGGGGCACTACCTGGACCTCGCGAGCGGGAACGCCACGGGCGGCGACGGCGATGACGCAGCTTACGAGCTGGGCCGTGGCGAAGTGCGCGACGGCCGTTCGATGGACGCCCTGCTCAGCGCCTACCGCGTCGGCGCCCGTGTGGCCTGGCGATGCCTGGCAGCGGGTGCCGTACCCGCAGGTCTGCCCGCCGCCGAGGTCGCCAAGTTCGCCGAGCTGACCTTCGCCTACATCGACGAGCTCTCGGCCGCGAGCGCCGCGGGCCACGCCGACGAACTGGCCGCCCGGGGCAGGGCCCACGAGCGCCACCTGGAACACCTGGCCCGCGACCTCCTCGCCGGCGCGAGCCCGGACGTGCTGCTGGCCTCTGTTCAACGGGCCGGGTGGCAGCCTCCGGTTTCGCTGACCGCGATCCTGCTGCCCGCCGCCCAGGCCCGGCCTGCCTACCGCGCGCTCGACCCGAGCACCCTCGTCCTCGACGATCTGCCGGATGCCACCGGTGTGCTGCTCGTCCCCGATGCCGACCGATCACATCTCTTGCGGCAGCTAACCGACCGCACCGCCGTGGTCGGCCCGGCCCGGCCATGGACTCGTGCGTCCGCCTCGTACGCACGAGCCGTACGCGCGCGCTCCCTCTCCTCTGATATCCGCGACACCGAGGACCACCTGCCCGAGCTGGTGCTGAGCGCCGACGTGGACGCGTTCGCAGACCTGCGTGCCCGAGCCCTCGCACCGTTGCGGACCTTGCCCGTCGCGACCGCACGCCGGCTGGAGGAGACGTTGCGGGCGTGGCTGCTGCACCAGGGCAGGCGGGACGAGGTGGCGGCGGCGTTGTTCGTCCATCCCCAGACAGTCCGGTACCGGATGTCGCAGCTGCGGGAGCTGTTTCCGGATCTCGCATCGCCACACCGGGTCCTTGAACTGACGCTGGCGGTCGGTCTTCGGGTCGCCTGA
- a CDS encoding winged helix-turn-helix transcriptional regulator, with translation MAAMDLFGRRWALRILWELRMGPLGARALLARCEGLSSSVLYQRLRELTSSGIIAPSADGYELTRLGTALRDALRPLDEWAITWAQEQEHDDQEPTET, from the coding sequence ATGGCCGCGATGGACCTGTTCGGTCGTCGGTGGGCGCTGCGAATTCTCTGGGAACTGCGTATGGGTCCGCTCGGCGCCCGCGCGCTGCTGGCACGGTGCGAAGGGCTGTCATCCAGCGTCCTCTACCAGCGGCTCCGCGAACTCACATCGAGCGGGATCATCGCCCCCTCGGCCGATGGCTATGAGCTCACTCGACTGGGGACAGCACTCCGTGATGCCCTCCGTCCGCTCGACGAATGGGCGATCACCTGGGCGCAGGAGCAAGAACACGACGATCAGGAGCCCACGGAGACGTGA
- a CDS encoding ferredoxin reductase has translation MTSAALRSRAWKLLEMVTTPLLPSDYLDLVSPLRAGADLRGRIEAVHPETGDAATIVIRPGRGWRGHTAGQYVRIGVDVDGVRLWRAYSLTSPTNRQDGRVTITVKAIPDGKVSNHLVRKAKPGTLIQLDQPTGDFVLPQAKPAKVLYLTAGSGITPVMGMLRDFEFDDVVMVHSAPRPQDVIFRNELHDLVADKKLRLTELHTDTDGMLDIARLAELVPDWAERETWACGPAGLLDAAEEHWTGHGVQERLHTERFRPTIVVAGDGGEVTFSATGKTVDADGATPLLDIGEEAGVLMPSGCRMGICFGCITPLKAGAVRDLRTGEITEAEPGVLIQTCVSAAAGPCDIER, from the coding sequence ATGACGAGTGCAGCCCTCCGCAGTAGGGCATGGAAACTGCTGGAGATGGTCACGACGCCGCTGCTGCCGTCGGACTACCTCGACCTGGTCAGCCCCCTGCGTGCGGGCGCCGACCTGCGTGGGCGCATCGAGGCCGTGCACCCCGAGACGGGTGACGCCGCGACCATCGTGATCAGGCCGGGACGGGGCTGGCGCGGCCACACGGCCGGTCAGTACGTGCGGATCGGGGTCGACGTCGACGGGGTGCGCCTGTGGCGTGCCTACTCGCTCACCTCGCCGACGAACCGCCAGGACGGCCGCGTCACGATCACCGTGAAGGCGATCCCGGACGGCAAGGTCAGCAACCACCTGGTCCGCAAGGCGAAACCGGGCACGCTGATCCAGCTCGACCAGCCGACCGGTGACTTCGTGCTGCCGCAGGCCAAGCCCGCCAAAGTGCTCTACCTCACGGCTGGCAGCGGAATCACGCCTGTGATGGGCATGCTGCGCGACTTCGAGTTCGACGACGTCGTCATGGTCCACTCCGCGCCACGGCCGCAAGACGTGATCTTCCGCAACGAGCTGCACGACCTGGTCGCGGACAAGAAGCTGCGTCTCACCGAGCTGCACACCGACACAGACGGCATGCTCGACATCGCCCGTCTCGCCGAACTCGTGCCCGACTGGGCCGAGCGCGAGACCTGGGCTTGCGGACCCGCGGGCCTGCTCGACGCCGCCGAAGAGCACTGGACCGGGCACGGCGTTCAAGAGCGCCTGCACACCGAACGCTTCCGACCCACCATCGTCGTCGCCGGCGACGGCGGCGAGGTCACGTTCAGCGCCACCGGCAAGACCGTCGACGCGGACGGCGCCACGCCGTTGCTGGACATCGGCGAGGAGGCCGGCGTGCTCATGCCCTCCGGGTGCCGCATGGGCATCTGCTTCGGCTGCATCACGCCGCTCAAGGCGGGCGCCGTCCGCGACCTGCGCACCGGCGAGATCACCGAGGCCGAGCCGGGCGTCCTCATCCAGACCTGCGTGTCCGCCGCGGCGGGCCCCTGCGACATCGAACGGTAG
- a CDS encoding fatty acid desaturase family protein: MTAIDPTAHLTAEQIEELGRELDAIRDEVIADRGEKDAAYIRKVISAQRKLELVSRGVLLFSIFPPAWLLGTAGLSVAKIMDNMEIGHNILHGQWDWMRDPKIHSTTWEWDHVSPSEQWKHSHNELHHTYTNVIGKDNDLGYGIMRVDEDQKWHPFHLGQPLWNFLNACFFEYGIAAYDLELGKNLHKRRRKNPEFRARAKAVGRKIRKQVLKDYVIHPLLSGPSFLPTLAATFTANLVRNIWTHSVIMCGHFPEGVQVFERRSIKGETRGQWYLRQMMGSANISGSKAMHFMTGNLSHQIEHHLFPDLPSNRYAEVAVKVRALFEKYELEYVTGPLPKQVFSAWRKVFRLALPNKEPKVKTPDREQEVVAA, from the coding sequence TTGACCGCCATCGACCCCACCGCCCACCTGACCGCGGAGCAGATCGAGGAGCTCGGCCGCGAGCTGGACGCGATCCGCGACGAGGTGATCGCCGACCGCGGCGAAAAAGACGCCGCCTACATCCGTAAGGTCATCTCGGCGCAGCGCAAGCTCGAGCTGGTCAGCAGGGGCGTGCTGCTGTTCTCGATCTTCCCGCCCGCATGGCTGCTCGGCACCGCCGGGCTGTCCGTGGCGAAGATCATGGACAACATGGAGATCGGCCACAACATCCTGCACGGCCAGTGGGACTGGATGCGGGACCCGAAGATCCACTCCACCACCTGGGAGTGGGACCACGTCTCCCCGTCCGAACAGTGGAAGCACTCGCACAACGAGCTGCACCACACGTACACCAACGTGATCGGCAAGGACAACGACCTCGGCTACGGCATCATGCGCGTCGACGAGGACCAGAAGTGGCACCCCTTCCACCTCGGACAGCCGCTGTGGAACTTCCTCAACGCCTGCTTCTTCGAGTACGGCATCGCAGCGTACGACCTGGAGCTCGGCAAGAACCTGCACAAGCGCCGCCGCAAGAACCCGGAGTTCCGCGCGCGGGCCAAGGCCGTGGGGCGCAAGATCCGCAAGCAGGTGCTCAAGGACTACGTGATCCACCCGCTGCTCTCGGGCCCGTCGTTCCTCCCCACGCTCGCCGCTACGTTCACCGCGAACCTGGTCCGCAACATCTGGACCCACTCGGTGATCATGTGCGGGCACTTCCCCGAGGGCGTACAGGTCTTCGAGCGCCGGTCGATCAAGGGCGAGACACGCGGCCAGTGGTACCTGCGCCAGATGATGGGCTCGGCGAACATCAGCGGCAGCAAGGCCATGCACTTCATGACCGGCAACCTGTCGCACCAGATCGAGCACCACCTGTTCCCGGACCTGCCGAGCAACCGGTACGCCGAGGTCGCGGTGAAGGTGCGCGCGCTGTTCGAAAAGTACGAGCTGGAGTACGTCACCGGCCCGCT